The Chanodichthys erythropterus isolate Z2021 chromosome 12, ASM2448905v1, whole genome shotgun sequence genome contains a region encoding:
- the LOC137032373 gene encoding pneumococcal serine-rich repeat protein-like: STPTTSTASTPSTASTASTASTVSTASTASTASTASTPSTASTASTPSTASTDTTVSTASTPTTSTASTPSTASTPSTASTASTASTPFTASTDTTVSTASTPTTSTASTPSTASTVSTASTASTASTPSTASTASTDTTVSIASTPTTSTASTPSTASTASTASTVSTASTASTPSTASTASTPSTASTASTASIYSFYSLYSFYTFYSFNSIYTFYSIYTFYSIYRYYDFYSIYTYNIYSFYTIYSFNSIYTFYSFNSIYSFYSFYSFNSIYTFYNFYSFNSIYTFYSFYSFYSFNTFYCIYSINCIYSFYSIYRYYGFYSIYTYNIYSFYTFYSYNSIYTFYSIYRYYGFYSIYTYSIYSFYTFYSIYSFYSLYTSTPSTASTASTASTVSTASTASTPSTASTASTVSTPSTASTASTPSTTSITSTASTASTVSTPSTPSTATTASTPSTASTDTTVSIASTPTTSTASTPSTASTASTASTVSTASTASTASTASTPSTASTASTPSTASTVSTASTASTPSTTSTASTASTPSTASTASTASTPSTASTASTASTASTASTDTTVSTASTPTTSTASTPSTASTASTPSTASTDTTVSTASTPTASTASTLSTASTASTASTASTPSTASTASTLSTASTPSTASTASTASTVSTASTASTPSTASTASTASTPSTASTASTPSTTSITSTASTASTVSTPSTASAVSTASTASTASTPSTASTASTASTASTPSTASTASTASTPSTASTASTASTVSTVSTASTASTASTPSTASTASTPSTASADTTVSTASTPTTSTAFTPSTASTASSASTVSTASTASTASTASTPSTASTASTPSTVSTPSTASTPSTASTASTASTVSTASTASTPSTASTASTTSTPSTASTASTASTASTTSTDTTVSTASTPTTSTASTPSTASTASTLSTASTASTASTASTPSTASTASTPSTASTASTASTVSTVSTASTVSTASTASTPSTASTASTASTASTASTASTASTPSTASTASTPSTASTASTASTVSTVSTASTVSTASTASTPSTTSTASTLSTASTASTTSTPSTASTASTPSTASTASTVSTASTASTPSTASTASTASTSTASTPSTASTPSTASTASTASTASTPSTASTASTASTPSTASTASTASTASTPSTASTPSTASTPSTASTASTVSTASTASTASTASTASTVSTASTPTASTASTVSTASTLSTASTASTASTASTPSTASTASTPSTTSTVSTVSTASTASTALTVSTASTPSTYLSIIVLLLSMILSTASTASTPSTTSTASTPSTASTASTASTASTASTPSTASTASTASTASTVSTASTASTPSTASTASTASTASTASTASTVSTASTVSTASTLSTASTVSTASTLSTASTASTPTASAPSTASTASTPSTASTASTPSTTSTASTVSTTSTASTASTPSTATTAKIPEVKTDLEFHSSDTFVNALSDPNTVEFKNRAKSVKDQLEGVYKKKYSNFLRMNVIGFSQGSVITKTEMFFNSSQSVPSGQEVAQTLSTAIASGDVKDLNIIPDSVLVNGSATIQNATTQTTTTDSTSSPSSVSTADTSTTPTATTISSADTTLAETSTSTVVTTTAPQTTAESSTTPTATTTVPAETSTSTAGETTTAPQTSVTTAESSTTPTTTSVSSATTTVPAETSTTTAGETITTPQTSVTTAESSTTPTTTVSSATTTVPAETSTTTAGETTTTPQTSVTTAESSTTPTTSVFSATTTVPAGTSTTTAGETTTTPQTSVTTAESSTTPTTSVSSATTKVPAETFTTTAGETTTTPQTSITTAESSTTPTTTSVSSATTTVPAETFTTTAGETTTTPQTSVTTAESSTTPTTSVFSATTTVPAETSTTTAGETTTTPQTSVTTAESSTTPTTTVSSATTTVPAETSTTTAGETTTTPQTSVTTAESSTTTTTTVSSATTTVPAETSTTTAGETTTTPQTSVTTAESSTTITTTTSVSPATTTVPAETSTTTAGETTTTPQTTIAIAESSTTPTTTTTVSSATTTVPAGTSTTTAGETTTTPQTSVTTAESSTTPTTTAVSSATTTVPAGTSTTTAGETTTTPQTSVATAESSTTPTTTALSSATTTIPAETSTTTAGETTTAPQTSVTTAESSTTPTTTTVSLATTTVPAGTSTTTAGETTTTPQTSVTTAESSTTLTTTSVSSATTTVPAGTSTTAAGETTTAPQTSVTTAESSTTPTTTTVSSATTTVPAETSTTTAGETTTAPQTSVTTAESSTTTTTTVSSATTTVPAETSTTTAGETTTTPQTSVTAAESSTTLTTTALSSATTTVPAETSTTTAGETTTTPQTSVTTAESSTTPTTTTVSSATTTVPAETSTTTAGETTTTPQTSVTAAESSTTPTTTALSSATTTVPAETSTTTAGETTTTPQTSVTTAESSTTPTTTAVSSATTTVPAETSTTTAGETTTTPQTSVTTAESSTTPTTTALSSATTTVPAETSTTTAGETTTTPQTSVTTAESSTTPTTTAVSSATTTVPAETSTTTAGETTTAPQTSVTTAESSTTPTTTTVSSATTTVPAGTSTTTAGETTTTPQTSVTTAESSTTPTTTAVSSATTTVPAETSTTTAGETTTAPQTSVTTAESSTTPTTTTVSSATTTVPAETSTTTAGETTTTPQTSVTTAESSTTPTTTAVSSATTTVPAETSTTTAGETTTTPQTSVTTAESSTTTTTTVSSATTTVPAETSTTTAGETTTTPQTSVTTAESSTTPTTSVSSATTTVPAETSTTTAGETTTTPQTSVTTAESSTTITTTTTVSSATTTVPAETSTTTAGETTTTPQTSVTTAESSTTPTTTTVSSATTTVPAETSTTTAGETTTTPQTSVTTAESSTTPTTTTVSSATTTVPAETSTTTAGETTTTPQTSVTTAESSTTLTTTTVSSATTTVPAETSTTTAGETTTTPQTSVTTAESSTTPTTTVSSATTTVPAETSTTTAGETTTTPQTSVTTAESSTTPTTSTAVSSATTKVPAGTSTTTAGETTTTPQTSVTTAESSTTPTTSVFSATTTVPAETSTTTAGETTTAPQTSVTTAESSTTPTTSVSSATTTVPAETSTTTAGETTTTPQTSVTTAESSTTLTTTTVSSATTTVPAETSTTTAGETTTTPQTSVTTAESSTTPTTTTVSSATTTVPAETSTTTAGETTTTPQTSVTTAESSTTLTTTTVSSATTTVPAETSTTTAGETTTTPQTSVTTAESSTTLTTTTVSSATTTVPAETSTTTAGETTTTPQTSVTTAESSTTLTTTTVSSATTTVPAETSTTTAGETTTTPQTSVTTAESSTTPTTTVRNHNNTTN, translated from the exons TCTACACCTACAACATCTACAGCTTCTACACCTTCTACAGCTTCAACAGCATCTACAGCTTCTACAGTTTCTACAGCATCTACAGCTTCTACAGCCTCTACAGCTTCTACACCTTCTACAGCTTCAACAGCATCTACACCTTCTACAGCATCTACAGATACTACAGTTTCTACAGCATCTACACCTACAACATCTACAGCTTCTACACCTTCTACAGCATCTACACCTTCTACTGCATCTACAGCATCAACCGCATCTACACCTTTTACTGCATCTACAGATACTACGGTTTCTACAGCATCTACACCTACAACATCTACAGCTTCTACACCTTCTACAGCTTCTACAGTTTCTACAGCTTCTACAGCCTCTACAGCATCTACACCTTCTACAGCTTCAACAGCATCTACAGATACTACGGTTTCTATAGCATCTACACCTACAACATCTACAGCTTCTACACCTTCTACAGCTTCAACAGCATCTACAGCTTCTACAGTTTCTACAGCATCTACAGCTTCTACACCATCTACAGCTTCAACAGCATCTACACCTTCTACAGCTTCAACAGCATCTACAGCTTC CATCTACAGCTTCTACAGCCTCTACAGCTTCTACACCTTCTATAGCTTCAACAGCATCTACACCTTCTACAGCATCTACACCTTCTACAGCATCTACAGATACTACGATTTCTACAGCATCTACACCTACAACATCTACAGCTTCTACACCATCTACAGCTTCAACAGCATCTACACCTTCTACAGTTTCAACAGCATCTACAGCTTCTACAGTTTCTACAGCTTCAACAGCATCTACACCTTCTACAACTTCTACAGCTTCAACAGCATCTACACCTTCTACAGCTTCTACAGTTTCTACAGCTTCAACACCTTCTACTGCATCTACAGCATCAACTGCATCTACAGCTTCTACAGCATCTACAGATACTACGGTTTCTACAGCATCTACACCTACAACATCTACAGCTTCTACACCTTCTACAGCTACAACAGCATCTACACCTTCTACAGCATCTACAGATACTACGGTTTCTACAGCATCTACACCTACAGCATCTACAGCTTCTACACTTTCTACAGCATCTACAGCTTCTACAGCCTCTACA CATCTACACCTTCTACAGCTTCAACAGCATCTACAGCTTCTACAGTTTCTACAGCTTCAACAGCATCTACACCTTCTACAGCATCTACAGCTTCAACGGTATCTACACCTTCTACTGCATCTACAGCTTCTACACCTTCTACAACTTCAATAACTTCTACAGCATCTACAGCTTCAACAGTATCTACACCTTCTACACCTTCTACAGCTACAACAGCATCTACACCTTCTACAGCATCTACAGATACTACGGTTTCTATAGCATCTACACCTACAACATCTACAGCTTCTACACCTTCTACAGCTTCAACAGCATCTACAGCTTCTACAGTTTCTACAGCATCTACAGCTTCTACAGCCTCTACAGCTTCTACACCATCTACAGCTTCAACAGCATCTACACCTTCTACAGCTTCTACAGTTTCTACAGCTTCAACAGCATCTACACCTTCTACAACTTCTACAGCTTCAACAGCATCTACACCTTCTACAGCATCTACAGCTTCGACAGCATCTACACCTTCTACTGCATCTACAGCATCAACTGCATCTACAGCTTCTACAGCATCTACAGATACTACGGTTTCTACAGCATCTACACCTACAACATCTACAGCTTCTACACCTTCTACAGCTTCAACAGCATCTACACCTTCTACAGCATCTACAGATACGACGGTTTCTACAGCATCTACACCTACAGCATCTACAGCTTCTACACTTTCTACAGCATCTACAGCTTCTACAGCCTCTACAGCTTCTACACCTTCTACAGCTTCAACAGCATCTACACTTTCTACAGCATCTACACCTTCTACAGCTTCAACAGCATCTACAGCTTCTACAGTTTCTACAGCTTCAACAGCATCTACACCTTCTACAGCATCTACAGCTTCAACGGCATCTACACCTTCTACTGCATCTACAGCTTCTACACCTTCTACAACTTCAATAACTTCTACAGCATCTACAGCTTCAACAGTATCTACACCTTCTACAGCTTCTGCAGTTTCTACAGCTTCTACAGCTTCAACAGCATCTACACCTTCTACAGCATCTACAGCTTCAACAGCATCTACAGCATCTACACCTTCTACAGCTTCAACAGCTTCAACAGCATCTACACCTTCTACTGCATCTACAGCATCAACTGCATCTACAGTTTCTACAGTATCTACAGCTTCTACAGCCTCTACAGCTTCTACACCTTCTACAGCTTCAACAGCATCTACACCTTCTACAGCATCTGCAGATACTACGGTTTCTACAGCATCTACACCTACAACATCTACAGCTTTTACACCTTCTACAGCTTCAACAGCATCTTCAGCTTCTACAGTTTCTACAGCATCTACAGCTTCTACAGCCTCTACAGCTTCTACACCTTCTACAGCTTCAACAGCATCTACACCTTCTACAGTATCTACACCTTCTACAGCATCTACACCTTCTACAGCTTCAACAGCATCTACAGCTTCTACAGTTTCTACAGCTTCAACAGCATCTACACCTTCTACAGCATCTACAGCTTCAACAACATCTACACCTTCTACAGCATCTACAGCTTCAACTGCATCTACAGCTTCTACAACATCTACAGATACTACGGTTTCTACAGCATCTACACCTACAACATCTACAGCTTCTACACCTTCTACAGCATCTACAGCTTCTACACTTTCTACAGCATCTACAGCTTCTACAGCCTCTACAGCTTCTACACCTTCTACAGCTTCAACAGCATCTACACCTTCTACTGCATCTACAGCATCGACTGCATCTACAGTTTCTACAGTATCTACAGCTTCAACAGTTTCCACAGCTTCTACAGCATCAACACCTTCTACAGCTTCAACGGCATCTACAGCTTCTACAGCATCTACAGCTTCAACAGCATCTACAGCATCTACACCTTCTACAGCTTCAACAGCATCTACACCTTCTACTGCATCTACAGCATCGACTGCATCTACAGTTTCTACAGTATCTACAGCTTCAACAGTTTCCACAGCTTCTACAGCATCAACACCTTCTACAACATCTACAGCTTCTACACTTTCTACAGCTTCAACGGCATCTACAACTTCTACACCTTCTACAGCTTCAACAGCATCTACACCTTCTACAGCATCTACAGCTTCTACAGTTTCTACTGCTTCAACAGCATCTACACCTTCTACAGCATCTACAGCTTCAACAGCATCTACATCTACAGCATCTACACCTTCTACAGCATCTACACCTTCTACAGCATCTACAGCTTCTACAGCTTCAACAGCATCTACACCTTCTACTGCATCTACAGCTTCTACAGCATCTACACCTTCTACAGCATCTACAGCTTCTACAGCTTCAACAGCATCTACACCTTCTACTGCATCTACACCTTCTACAGCATCTACACCTTCTACAGCATCTACAGCTTCAACAGTTTCCACAGCTTCTACTGCATCTACAGCTTCAACAGCATCTACAGCTTCTACAGTTTCTACAGCTTCAACACCTACAGCATCTACAGCTTCTACAGTTTCCACAGCTTCTACACTTTCTACAGCATCTACAGCTTCTACAGCATCTACAGCTTCTACACCTTCTACAGCTTCAACAGCATCTACACCTTCTACAACATCTACAGTTTCAACAGTTTCCACAGCTTCTACAGCATCTACAGCTTTGACAGTGTCTACTGCATCTACACCTTCTACA tatttatcTATAATTGTTCTACTTTTATCTATGATTTTATCCACAGCTTCTACAGCATCAACACCTTCTACAACATCTACAGCTTCTACACCTTCTACAGCTTCAACGGCATCTACAGCTTCTACAGCTTCAACAGCATCTACACCTTCTACAGCATCTACAGCTTCAACAGCATCTACAGCTTCTACAGTTTCTACAGCTTCAACAGCATCTACACCTTCTACTGCATCTACAGCATCAACTGCATCTACAGCTTCTACAGCATCTACAGCTTCAACAGTATCTACAGCTTCTACAGTTTCCACAGCTTCTACGCTTTCTACAGCATCTACAGTTTCCACAGCTTCTACGCTTTCTACAGCATCTACAGCTTCTACACCTACAGCATCTGCACCTTCAACAGCATCTACAGCTTCTACACCTTCTACAGCTTCAACAGCATCTACACCTTCTACAACATCTACAGCTTCAACAGTTTCCACAACTTCTACAGCATCAACAGCATCTACACCTTCTACAGCAACTACTGCAAAAATACCTGAAGTGAAAACCGATCTGGAGTTTCACTCTTCTGACACATTTGTAAATGCACTCAGCGATCCAAACACAGTGGAGTTCAAGAATAGGGCAAAGTCTGTCAAGGATCAG CTTGAAGGAGTTTACAAAAAGAAATATTCGAACTTCCTTAGAATGAATGTCATAGGATTCAG CCAAGGGTCAGTTAtcacaaaaacagaaatgttcTTCAACTCCAGTCAATCTGTCCCATCCGGTCAAGAGGTTGCACAAACCCTCTCGACAGCAATAGCATCAGGAGATGTCAAAGATCTGAACATAATTCCTGATTCAGTTTTAGTCAATGGTTCAG CAACAATACAAAATGCAACAACTCAGACCACAACAACAGATTCaacatcatcaccatcatctgTTAGTACTGCCGACACATCTACAACACCCACAGCTACAACAATATCATCAGCAGACACAACTCTTGCTGAAACATCCACCAGTACAGTAGTTACCACAACAGCACCACAAACAACAGCTGAATCGTCTACAACACCTACAGCGACAACAACAGTTCCTGCTGAAACATCCACCAGTACAGCAGGAGAAACCACAACAGCACCACAAACGAGTGTTACAACAGCTGAGTCCTCCACAACACCTACAACAACATCAGTGTCTTCAGCGACCACTACAGTTCCTGCTGAAACATCTACCACTACAGCAGGAGAAACCATAACAACACCACAAACTAGCGTTACAACAGCTGAATCCTCCACAACACCTACAACAACAGTGTCCTCAGCGACTACTACAGTTCCTGCTGAAACATCCACCACTACAGCAGGGGAAACCACAACAACACCCCAAACTAGTGTTACAACAGCTGAATCCTCCACAACACCAACAACATCAGTGTTTTCAGCGACTACTACAGTTCCTGCTGGAACATCCACCACTACAGCAGGAGAAACCACAACAACACCACAAACTAGTGTTACAACAGCTGAATCCTCCACAACACCAACAACATCAGTGTCTTCAGCGACCACTAAAGTTCCTGCTGAAACATTTACCACTACAGCAGGAGAAACCACAACAACACCACAAACTAGTATTACAACAGCTGAATCCTCCACAACACCAACAACAACATCAGTGTCTTCAGCGACCACTACAGTTCCTGCTGAAACATTTACCACTACAGCAGGAGAAACCACAACAACACCACAAACTAGTGTTACAACAGCTGAATCCTCCACAACACCAACAACATCAGTGTTTTCAGCGACTACTACAGTTCCTGCTGAAACATCCACAACTACAGCAGGAGAAACCACAACAACACCACAAACTAGTGTTACAACAGCTGAATCGTCCACAACACCAACAACAACAGTGTCCTCAGCGACCACTACAGTTCCTGCTGAAACATCCACCACTACAGCAGGAGAAACCACAACAACACCACAAACTAGTGTTACAACAGCTGAATCctccacaacaacaacaacaacagtgtcTTCAGCGACCACTACAGTTCCTGCTGAAACATCCACCACTACAGCAGGAGAAACCACAACAACACCACAAACTAGTGTTACAACAGCTGAATCCTccacaacaataacaacaacaacatcagtGTCCCCAGCGACCACTACAGTTCCTGCTGAAACATCCACCACTACAGCAGGAGAAACCACAACAACACCACAAACTACTATTGCAATAGCTGAATCGTCCACAACacctacaacaacaacaacagtgtcCTCAGCGACCACTACAGTTCCTGCTGGAACATCCACCACTACAGCAGGAGAAACCACAACAACACCACAAACTAGTGTTACAACAGCTGAATCCTCCACAACACCCACAACAACAGCAGTGTCCTCAGCGACCACTACAGTTCCTGCTGGAACATCCACCACTACAGCAGGAGAAACCACAACAACACCACAAACTAGTGTTGCAACAGCTGAATCCTCCACAACACCCACAACAACAGCATTGTCCTCAGCGACTACTACAATTCCTGCTGAAACATCCACAACTACAGCAGGAGAAACCACAACAGCACCACAAACTAGTGTTACAACAGCTGAATCCTCCACAACACccacaacaacaacagtgtCCTTAGCGACTACTACAGTTCCTGCTGGAACATCTACCACTACAGCAGGAGAAACCACAACAACACCACAAACTAGCGTTACAACAGCTGAATCCTCCACAACACTAACAACAACATCAGTGTCCTCAGCGACCACTACAGTTCCTGCTGGAACATCCACCACTGCAGCAGGAGAAACCACAACAGCACCACAAACTAGTGTTACAACAGCTGAATCCTCCACAACAcctacaacaacaacagtgtCCTCAGCGACTACTACAGTTCCTGCTGAAACATCCACAACTACAGCAGGAGAAACCACAACAGCACCACAAACTAGTGTTACAACAGCTGAATCctccacaacaacaacaacaacagtgtcTTCAGCGACCACTACAGTTCCTGCTGAAACATCCACCACTACAGCAGGAGAAACCACAACAACACCACAAACTAGTGTTACAGCAGCTGAATCCTCCACAACACTAACAACAACAGCATTGTCCTCAGCTACTACTACAGTTCCTGCTGAAACATCTACCACTACAGCAGGAGAAACCACAACAACACCACAAACTAGTGTTACAACAGCTGAATCCTCCACAACAcctacaacaacaacagtgtCCTCAGCGACTACTACAGTTCCTGCTGAAACATCTACCACTACAGCAGGAGAAACCACAACAACACCACAAACTAGTGTTACAGCAGCTGAATCCTCCACAACACCCACAACAACAGCATTGTCCTCAGCGACTACTACAGTTCCTGCTGAAACATCCACAACTACAGCAGGAGAAACCACAACAACACCACAAACTAGTGTTACAACAGCTGAATCCTCCACAACACCCACAACAACAGCAGTGTCCTCAGCGACTACTACAGTTCCTGCTGAAACATCCACCACTACAGCAGGAGAAACCACAACAACACCACAAACTAGTGTTACAACAGCTGAATCCTCCACAACACCCACAACAACAGCATTGTCCTCAGCGACTACTACAGTTCCTGCTGAAACATCCACAACTACAGCAGGAGAAACCACAACAACACCACAAACTAGTGTTACAACAGCTGAATCCTCCACAACACCCACAACAACAGCAGTGTCCTCAGCGACTACTACAGTTCCTGCTGAAACATCCACAACTACAGCAGGAGAAACCACAACAGCACCACAAACTAGTGTTACAACAGCTGAATCCTCCACAACACccacaacaacaacagtgtCTTCAGCGACTACTACAGTTCCTGCTGGAACATCTACCACTACAGCAGGAGAAACCACAACAACACCACAAACTAGTGTTACAACAGCTGAATCCTCCACAACACCCACAACAACAGCAGTGTCCTCAGCGACTACTACAGTTCCTGCTGAAACATCCACAACTACAGCAGGAGAAACCACAACAGCACCACAAACTAGTGTTACAACAGCTGAATCCTCCACAACACccacaacaacaacagtgtCTTCAGCGACTACTACAGTTCCTGCTGAAACATCCACAACTACAGCAGGAGAAACCACAACAACACCACAAACTAGTGTTACAACAGCTGAATCCTCCACAACACCCACAACAACAGCAGTGTCCTCAGCGACTACTACAGTTCCTGCTGAAACATCCACAACTACAGCAGGAGAAACCACAACAACACCACAAACTAGTGTTACAACAGCTGAATCctccacaacaacaacaacaacagtgtcTTCAGCGACCACTACAGTTCCTGCTGAAACATCCACCACTACAGCAGGAGAAACCACAACAACACCACAAACTAGTGTTACAACAGCTGAATCCTCCACAACACCAACAACATCAGTGTCTTCAGCGACCACTACAGTTCCTGCTGAAACATCCACCACTACAGCAGGAGAAACCACAACAACACCACAAACTAGTGTTACAACAGCTGAATCCTccacaacaataacaacaacaacaacagtgtcTTCAGCGACCACTACAGTTCCTGCTGAAACATCCACCACTACAGCAGGAGAAACCACAACAACACCACAAACTAGTGTTACAACAGCTGAATCCTCCACAACAcctacaacaacaacagtgtCCTCAGCGACCACTACAGTTCCTGCTGAAACATCCACCACTACAGCAGGAGAAACCACAACAACACCACAAACTAGTGTTACAACAGCTGAATCCTCCACAACAcctacaacaacaacagtgtCCTCAGCGACCACTACAGTTCCTGCTGAAACATCTACCACTACAGCAGGAGAAACCACAACAACACCACAAACTAGTGTTACAACAGCTGAATCCTCCACAAcactaacaacaacaacagtgtcCTCAGCGACCACTACAGTTCCTGCTGAAACATCTACCACTACAGCAGGAGAAACCACAACAACACCCCAAACTAGTGTTACAACAGCTGAATCCTCCACAACACCTACAACAACAGTGTCCTCAGCGACTACTACAGTTCCTGCTGAAACATCCACAACTACAGCAGGAGAAACCACAACAACACCACAAACTAGCGTTACAACAGCTGAATCCTCCACAACACCTACAACATCAACAGCAGTGTCCTCAGCGACTACTAAAGTTCCTGCTGGAACATCCACCACTACAGCAGGAGAAACCACAACAACACCACAAACTAGCGTTACAACAGCTGAATCCTCCACAACACCAACAACATCAGTGTTTTCAGCAACTACTACAGTTCCTGCTGAAACATCCACCACTACAGCAGGAGAAACCACAACAGCACCACAAACTAGCGTTACAACAGCTGAATCCTCCACAACACCAACAACATCAGTGTCTTCAGCGACCACTACAGTTCCTGCTGAAACATCTACCACTACAGCAGGAGAAACCACAACAACACCACAAACTAGCGTTACAACAGCTGAATCCTCCACAAcactaacaacaacaacagtgtcCTCAGCGACCACTACAGTTCCTGCTGAAACATCTACCACTACAGCAGGAGAAACCACAACAACACCCCAAACTAGTGTTACAACAGCTGAATCCTCCACAACAcctacaacaacaacagtgtCCTCAGCGACCACTACAGTTCCTGCTGAAACATCTACCACTACAGCAGGAGAAACCACAACAACACCACAAACTAGCGTTACAACAGCTGAATCCTCCACAAcactaacaacaacaacagtgtcCTCAGCGACCACTACAGTTCCTGCTGAAACATCTACCACTACAGCAGGAGAAACCACAACAACACCCCAAACTAGTGTTACAACAGCTGAATCCTCCACAAcactaacaacaacaacagtgtcATCAGCGACCACTACAGTTCCTGCTGAAACATCTACCACTACAGCAGGAGAAACCACAACAACACCACAAACTAGCGTTACAACAGCTGAATCCTCCACAAcactaacaacaacaacagtgtcCTCAGCGACCACTACAGTTCCTGCTGAAACATCTACCACTACAGCAGGAGAAACCACAACAACACCCCAAACTAGTGTTACAACAGCTGAATCCTCCACAACACCTACAACAACAGT GAGAAACCACAACAACACCACAAACTAG
- the LOC137032374 gene encoding uncharacterized protein, translated as TTAESSTTPTTTTVSSATTTVPAGTSTTTAGETTTTPQTSVTTAESSTTPTATSTSTDSSTVSSTLPGASTTSAGVTSTAPQSTAASLTSTVIFSNAFESTAVSAPTISTATTTGPSTSMTTEVPTTTANIVSINTSAIPSTASTASTDSTASTALTVSTASTTSTASTASTASTVSTVSTASTASTASTASTALTVSTASTTSTASTASTASTTSTTFTTTTAKIPEVKSDLVFRSFDTFIDALSNQTSEEFKNRSKLVVDQLERVYRPKYMNFLRVIVIGFRAGSIITTTEIFFSLNQSAPSVQEISDTLLTAVGTGGVNPLNIIPQSVSINGSASTTTIATTVTTTSSGLKIESSLLQATCLIIMSKILRHFI; from the exons ACAACAGCTGAATCCTCCACAACACccacaacaacaacagtgtCTTCAGCGACTACTACAGTTCCTGCTGGAACATCTACCACTACAGCAGGAGAAACCACAACAACACCACAAACTAGTGTTACAACAGCTGAATCCTCCACAACACCTACAGCAACTTCAACATCAACAGATTCTTCCACAGTCTCATCAACTCTTCCTGGAGCATCCACCACTAGTGCTGGAGTTACATCTACAGCACCACAATCAACAGCTGCTTCTCTTACTTCAACTGTAATCTTTTCAaatgcatttgaaagcacagcTGTTAGTGCACCCACAATATCAACAGCAACCACAACAGGACCCTCAACATCTATGACAACTGAAGTGCCCACAACTACTGCAAATATAGTTTCAATCAATACTTCAG CAATTCCTTCTACAGCTTCAACAGCATCTACAGATTCTACGGCATCTACAGCTTTGACAGTGTCTACAGCATCTACAACATCTACAGCATCCACTGCTTCAACAGCATCTACAGTGTCTACAGTTTCTACAGCATCTACAGCATCAACAGCTTCTACAGCATCTACAGCTTTGACAGTGTCTACAGCATCTACAACTTCTACAGCTTCAACAGCATCTACTGCGTCTACAACTTCTACAACTTTCACAACAACTACTGCAAAAATACCTGAAGTGAAATCCGATTTGGTGTTTCGCTCTTTTGACACATTTATAGATGCACTCAGCAATCAAACCTCAGAGGAGTTCAAGAATAGGTCTAAGCTTGTTGTAGATCAG CTTGAAAGAGTCTACAGACCCAAATATATGAACTTCCTCAGAGTGATTGTCATAGGATTCAG AGCTGGGTCAATCATCACAACAACAGAAATATTCTTCAGCCTTAACCAATCCGCCCCATCTGTTCAAGAGATTTCAGACACCCTCTTGACAGCAGTGGGAACAGGAGGTGTCAATCCACTGAACATAATTCCTCAGTCAGTTTCAATCAATGGTTCAG CTTCAACTACAACTATCGCTACTACAGTAACTACAACTTCAAGTGGATTAAAGATTGAATCAAGTCTACTTCAAGCAACATGCCTTATTATTATGTCTAAGATATTAAGACATTTTATATAG